The proteins below come from a single Candidatus Paceibacterota bacterium genomic window:
- the rplJ gene encoding 50S ribosomal protein L10, with the protein MAISKEKKVEILNKLKQSISNSISLVFVNFKGLTVSEVSKIRRDLRSKGIGYTVAKKTLVKRAINEGKFEGEIPELEGELALAYGNDPIEPSRSIFAYQKEYKGHIHILGGMFEGKLLDAVAMTEIATIPSMQVLRGQFVNLINSPIQRFVVALGQIAEKRQ; encoded by the coding sequence ATGGCAATTAGTAAAGAAAAAAAGGTAGAAATATTGAATAAACTTAAGCAATCGATTTCCAATTCGATATCTCTTGTTTTTGTTAACTTCAAAGGTCTTACCGTTTCAGAGGTTTCGAAGATTCGTCGTGACTTGCGCTCAAAGGGTATTGGCTACACTGTGGCTAAAAAAACTCTTGTGAAGAGAGCAATTAACGAAGGAAAGTTTGAGGGAGAAATTCCAGAGCTTGAAGGCGAGCTCGCTCTTGCTTATGGGAACGATCCAATAGAACCATCACGAAGTATTTTTGCTTATCAAAAAGAATACAAAGGACACATCCATATTTTAGGTGGAATGTTTGAAGGTAAACTTCTCGACGCAGTGGCAATGACAGAAATCGCAACGATTCCTTCAATGCAGGTTTTGCGTGGTCAGTTTGTTAATTTGATAAATTCACCAATACAACGTTTTGTTGTTGCTTTGGGTCAGATAGCAGAAAAGCGTCAATAA
- the rplL gene encoding 50S ribosomal protein L7/L12 yields MSEETTVVAEETVEVPSKFKTLVDSVEKMSVLELNELVKVLEKKFGVSAAAVAMAAPGAAAGEAAEEKSSYSVHLKSAGDQKIGVMKIVKEVLGLGLKEAKDLVDNVPSLLKDGMKKEEADEFKKRIEEVGGQVELK; encoded by the coding sequence ATGTCAGAAGAAACAACAGTAGTAGCAGAAGAAACAGTTGAGGTTCCATCAAAATTTAAGACTCTCGTTGATTCAGTTGAAAAAATGAGCGTTCTTGAATTGAACGAACTTGTTAAGGTTCTTGAGAAGAAATTTGGAGTATCAGCAGCAGCAGTTGCTATGGCTGCCCCAGGAGCTGCAGCAGGGGAGGCAGCTGAAGAAAAATCTTCTTACTCAGTTCACCTTAAGTCAGCTGGTGATCAGAAGATTGGTGTTATGAAAATAGTTAAGGAAGTTTTGGGTCTTGGTCTTAAAGAAGCTAAAGATCTCGTAGACAACGTTCCTTCTCTTTTGAAAGATGGAATGAAGAAGGAAGAAGCCGACGAATTCAAGAAGAGAATTGAAGAAGTTGGAGGACAAGTTGAATTAAAGTAA
- a CDS encoding DUF1360 domain-containing protein codes for MNKNIEPRNNQAFWYFAYVVFFVAVIIVSAIILVRVNDGLPSGIGGFDFILITLATFRLTRLFVYDKVSKFFRDWFLDETDLIDTESGEVLVVRTKPTDGPRRTAIELLECPWCVGVWFAVLVAFFYYLTPNAWYFILILAVAGVSSVVQIFANMIGWRAEYFKKEVNQG; via the coding sequence ATGAACAAAAATATTGAACCACGAAACAATCAGGCTTTTTGGTATTTTGCTTACGTCGTATTTTTCGTTGCGGTAATTATTGTTTCGGCGATTATACTTGTTCGCGTTAACGATGGCCTTCCTTCCGGCATCGGCGGATTTGATTTTATTCTTATTACCTTGGCAACATTTAGGCTTACTCGTCTTTTTGTTTACGACAAGGTTTCAAAGTTTTTCCGTGATTGGTTTTTAGATGAAACTGATTTGATTGATACTGAAAGCGGGGAGGTTCTTGTTGTTAGGACAAAACCAACAGACGGCCCTCGCAGAACTGCGATTGAACTTCTCGAATGCCCATGGTGCGTTGGTGTGTGGTTTGCTGTGCTTGTGGCATTTTTCTATTACCTTACTCCAAACGCTTGGTACTTTATTTTAATTTTGGCAGTTGCCGGGGTTTCTTCCGTTGTTCAAATTTTTGCCAATATGATTGGCTGGCGCGCAGAATATTTCAAAAAAGAAGTGAATCAGGGGTAG
- a CDS encoding DUF2157 domain-containing protein: MDIEPKKIALQRIREIVTSNGLSREEVLSVLGGISGQTIGASSGDKTEGFHFNIVKILYFLGGFIALSGVVVFVSQFWDTLPFFGRVAITLGSGIITYVISLLLRDYPSATLVSNLALVFSALLLPTGVTVILNEMHISDWMLASLWMAIGFFMVYFSTTRILKNDVSRFLTIVCGTAIFYTSVLLFIRENPAIVQTLKDFYAYMFIVYGVTVLALSSLMNPIAGAKRPLNAILVFVGTVSVLGATFALEDFWRFACLPVIALFFYLSIVMHKRIILVLSSIALMGYLGRLTAEYFSNSLGWPITLMLLGLLLIGVGYATFSFGKKYVSTTS, translated from the coding sequence ATGGATATAGAACCAAAAAAAATTGCCCTACAAAGAATTCGTGAAATCGTCACTTCGAACGGTCTTTCGCGCGAGGAGGTACTTTCGGTTTTGGGTGGAATTTCTGGTCAGACTATCGGTGCTTCTAGTGGTGACAAGACTGAAGGTTTTCATTTCAATATAGTAAAAATATTATATTTTCTCGGTGGTTTCATCGCCCTCTCCGGAGTGGTTGTTTTTGTTTCGCAATTTTGGGACACACTACCTTTCTTTGGTAGGGTAGCAATAACACTTGGGTCTGGAATTATTACGTATGTTATTTCTCTTTTGCTTAGAGATTACCCATCAGCCACTCTTGTCTCAAATCTAGCTTTAGTTTTTTCGGCCCTCCTTTTGCCGACTGGAGTGACCGTCATCTTAAACGAGATGCATATCTCTGATTGGATGCTTGCTAGTTTGTGGATGGCAATTGGTTTCTTTATGGTTTATTTTTCTACAACAAGAATATTGAAGAATGACGTTTCTCGTTTCCTAACGATAGTTTGTGGTACAGCCATTTTTTATACTTCTGTCTTGCTGTTTATTAGAGAGAATCCAGCCATTGTTCAAACGCTAAAAGATTTTTATGCCTACATGTTTATTGTTTATGGTGTTACAGTTCTTGCACTTTCTTCTCTAATGAATCCAATCGCTGGAGCAAAGAGGCCGTTGAATGCAATCCTTGTTTTTGTTGGGACCGTTTCGGTATTGGGAGCAACTTTCGCCCTAGAGGATTTTTGGAGATTTGCCTGCCTTCCTGTTATCGCTCTCTTTTTCTATTTGAGTATCGTAATGCACAAAAGAATTATTCTTGTGCTTTCATCAATCGCTTTGATGGGTTACCTCGGACGACTTACTGCTGAATATTTTAGTAATAGTTTAGGTTGGCCAATTACACTTATGCTTTTGGGGCTTTTGTTAATCGGAGTTGGATATGCTACTTTTTCCTTTGGGAAAAAATACGTTTCAACTACCAGCTAA